In Streptomyces sp. NBC_01717, one DNA window encodes the following:
- a CDS encoding prolyl oligopeptidase family serine peptidase has product MTMNETAGTNSVRLPLQSARTRRFSLGVPRQFTVSPDGERVLFIRTTGGTDPVSRLWLYEDGAERMLADPTAVRRDDGDGGAVPQEELTRRERAREMSSGVVSYATDANVRIASFALRGELWVVRTDGTAPRRIATAGQVVDPRPSPDGSLIAYVSGGALRLVRSDGADDRSAATPEQPEHVTYGLSDHVSAESLGRQRGYWWSPSGDALLVARVDTSMVQRRYVSDPADPERPPRVIAYPAAGTANAEVSLHLVRVSGERVAVRLPAAAGPDHPGGAWTDPAFEYVATADWDMRGPMVSVQTRDQRSVYVLAVDPATGETLPLHRAHDRAWVALRTGTPLRLPSGALVVPAQPGGDTQGLEIGGRTTPPGLEVREVLGAIGERVFFTASEEPTEIHVWSCAAGAPGDAPQRLTRLPGVHTAAVGGPTVVLDSRTPEGQTVTVLRDGARVGRIAVLAEAPVVTPRPLALKLGVRELRSSLFLPSWHRPGDGPLPVLLSPYAGHGLQLVLPVRSWWAATAQWFAEQGFAVLVTDGRGTPGRGEAWEKSVRGDRLTAVLEDQIDALHAAAARYPQLDLGRVAIRGWSFGGYLAAAAVLRHPEVFHASVAGAAPTDRRLYDTHWEERFLGHPDVEPETYERNSLLSEAHRLTRPLMLVHGCADDNVAVAHMLRFSAALLAAGRPHTVLPLSGTSHRVTQEETASNLLLLEQDFLKKSLSR; this is encoded by the coding sequence ATGACGATGAACGAAACCGCCGGGACCAACTCCGTCCGTCTGCCGCTGCAGTCCGCCCGCACCAGGCGCTTCTCGCTCGGAGTGCCCCGGCAGTTCACTGTCTCACCCGACGGCGAACGGGTGCTGTTCATAAGGACCACGGGCGGCACCGACCCGGTGAGCCGGTTGTGGCTGTACGAGGACGGCGCGGAGCGGATGCTCGCCGACCCGACGGCCGTGCGGCGCGACGACGGTGACGGGGGCGCGGTGCCTCAGGAGGAGCTGACGCGCCGGGAGCGGGCCCGCGAGATGTCGTCGGGGGTGGTGTCGTACGCGACGGACGCGAACGTCCGGATCGCTTCCTTCGCACTCCGGGGTGAGTTGTGGGTGGTGCGGACGGACGGCACAGCCCCGCGCCGGATCGCCACCGCAGGGCAGGTGGTCGATCCGCGCCCCTCGCCCGACGGCTCCTTGATCGCGTACGTATCCGGGGGTGCGCTGCGGCTCGTACGGAGCGACGGGGCGGACGACCGCTCGGCGGCCACCCCGGAGCAGCCGGAGCATGTCACGTATGGGCTCTCCGACCACGTGTCGGCCGAGTCGCTCGGACGACAGCGCGGCTACTGGTGGTCGCCGTCCGGTGATGCGCTGCTGGTGGCGCGCGTCGACACGTCCATGGTGCAGCGCAGGTACGTCAGTGATCCGGCCGATCCGGAGCGGCCGCCGCGGGTGATCGCATACCCGGCGGCCGGCACGGCGAACGCGGAGGTGTCGCTGCACCTCGTGCGGGTGTCGGGCGAGCGGGTCGCGGTCCGGCTGCCCGCGGCGGCCGGACCGGACCACCCCGGAGGGGCATGGACGGACCCGGCGTTCGAGTACGTCGCGACGGCCGACTGGGACATGCGCGGGCCCATGGTCTCGGTGCAGACGCGCGACCAGCGTTCGGTCTACGTCCTGGCGGTGGATCCGGCCACGGGAGAGACCCTGCCCCTGCACCGCGCCCATGACCGCGCATGGGTCGCACTCAGGACGGGAACGCCGCTGCGCCTTCCATCCGGGGCGCTCGTGGTTCCCGCGCAGCCGGGCGGCGACACCCAGGGGCTGGAAATCGGTGGCCGTACGACACCGCCGGGGTTGGAGGTCCGTGAGGTCCTCGGCGCCATCGGCGAGCGGGTGTTCTTCACGGCGAGCGAGGAGCCGACGGAGATCCATGTCTGGTCGTGCGCGGCCGGGGCGCCCGGGGACGCTCCGCAGCGCCTGACCCGGCTGCCCGGCGTGCACACGGCCGCGGTGGGCGGCCCCACGGTCGTGCTCGACAGCCGGACCCCGGAGGGACAGACGGTGACCGTGCTGCGCGACGGCGCACGCGTGGGACGGATCGCGGTGCTCGCCGAGGCTCCCGTGGTCACCCCGCGGCCTCTCGCGCTGAAGCTCGGGGTGCGGGAGCTCCGCAGCAGCCTGTTTCTGCCGTCGTGGCACCGACCGGGTGACGGCCCGCTGCCCGTGTTGCTCAGCCCCTACGCGGGCCACGGCCTGCAGCTGGTCCTGCCGGTGCGCAGCTGGTGGGCCGCGACCGCCCAGTGGTTCGCCGAGCAGGGGTTCGCGGTGCTGGTGACGGACGGTCGTGGTACTCCGGGGCGGGGTGAGGCCTGGGAGAAGTCGGTGCGGGGCGACCGGCTGACGGCTGTTCTGGAGGATCAGATCGACGCGCTGCACGCGGCGGCGGCACGGTACCCGCAGCTGGACCTCGGGCGGGTGGCGATACGCGGATGGTCGTTCGGCGGTTACCTCGCGGCCGCGGCCGTGCTGCGTCACCCGGAGGTCTTCCATGCGTCCGTCGCGGGTGCGGCGCCGACCGACCGGCGGCTGTACGACACCCATTGGGAGGAACGGTTTCTCGGCCATCCGGATGTGGAGCCGGAGACGTACGAGCGCAATTCCCTGCTCTCCGAGGCGCACCGGCTGACGCGGCCGCTCATGCTGGTGCATGGATGTGCCGATGACAATGTCGCCGTCGCCCACATGCTGCGGTTCTCCGCAGCCCTGCTGGCCGCGGGGCGCCCGCACACCGTGCTGCCGCTCTCCGGAACGAGTCACCGGGTCACGCAGGAGGAGACGGCGAGCAACCTGTTGCTGCTGGAGCAGGACTTCCTCAAGAAGTCCCTGAGCCGTTGA
- a CDS encoding DUF3037 domain-containing protein, with protein MSERDVFEYALLRVVPRVERGECFNAGVLVYCRAKSFVAARTHLDENKLKALDPQADVVGVRAALRAVEGVCDGGDAAGQAGCDDAGRRFRWLIAPRSTVVQPSAVHSGLTTDPEAEVERLLDLLVR; from the coding sequence GTGAGCGAGCGCGACGTCTTCGAGTACGCGCTGCTGCGCGTCGTGCCCCGGGTCGAGCGCGGCGAGTGCTTCAACGCGGGTGTGCTGGTGTACTGCCGCGCGAAGTCCTTCGTGGCAGCCCGGACCCATCTCGACGAGAACAAGCTGAAGGCCCTGGACCCGCAGGCCGACGTGGTCGGTGTGCGGGCGGCGCTGCGGGCCGTCGAGGGCGTCTGCGACGGTGGCGACGCGGCCGGCCAGGCGGGCTGTGACGATGCGGGCCGGCGCTTTCGCTGGCTGATCGCCCCGCGCTCCACGGTCGTTCAGCCGAGTGCGGTGCACAGCGGTCTCACCACCGATCCGGAGGCCGAGGTCGAGCGGCTGCTCGACCTGCTGGTGCGCTGA
- the fabG gene encoding 3-oxoacyl-ACP reductase FabG, producing the protein MSTTEQRVAIVTGAARGIGAATAVRLAAEGRAVAVLDLDEAACKDTVEKITAAGGTALAVGCDVSDSAQVEAAVTRVAAELGAPTILVNNAGVLRDNLLFKMSESDWDTVMNVHLKGAFLMAKAVQKYMVDAKFGRIVSLSSSSALGNRGQANYSAVKAGLQGFTKTLAKELGKFGITANAVAPGFIVTEMTAQTAARVGMGFEEFQAAAATQIPVQRVGRPEDIANAIAFFTGEEAGFVSGQVMYVAGGPLN; encoded by the coding sequence ATGTCCACCACCGAGCAGCGCGTCGCCATCGTGACGGGAGCGGCGCGGGGCATTGGCGCCGCCACCGCGGTACGCCTGGCGGCCGAGGGCCGCGCCGTCGCCGTACTCGACCTCGACGAGGCGGCCTGCAAGGACACCGTCGAGAAGATCACCGCCGCCGGGGGCACCGCCCTCGCCGTCGGCTGCGACGTGTCGGACAGTGCCCAGGTGGAGGCCGCCGTGACGCGTGTCGCCGCCGAGCTCGGCGCCCCGACGATCCTCGTCAACAACGCGGGCGTGCTCCGCGACAACCTGCTCTTCAAGATGAGCGAGTCCGACTGGGACACCGTGATGAACGTGCACCTCAAGGGCGCGTTCCTGATGGCCAAGGCCGTCCAGAAGTACATGGTGGACGCCAAGTTCGGCCGTATCGTCTCGCTGTCCTCCTCCTCGGCGCTCGGCAACCGCGGCCAGGCCAACTACTCCGCGGTCAAGGCCGGTCTGCAGGGCTTCACCAAGACCCTCGCCAAGGAGCTCGGCAAGTTCGGCATCACCGCCAACGCTGTCGCGCCCGGCTTCATCGTCACCGAGATGACAGCGCAGACCGCGGCCCGGGTCGGCATGGGCTTCGAGGAGTTCCAGGCCGCCGCGGCCACTCAGATCCCTGTGCAGCGCGTCGGCCGCCCCGAGGACATCGCCAACGCCATCGCCTTCTTCACGGGCGAGGAGGCAGGCTTCGTCTCCGGTCAGGTCATGTACGTCGCCGGCGGACCGCTCAACTGA
- a CDS encoding SDR family oxidoreductase, protein MTVQDSGKVALITGASRGIGYGIAEALVARGDRVCITGRGEDALKEAVEKLGSDRVIGIAGKAHDEAHQAAAVERTMEAFGRVDFLVNNAGTNPVFGPIAELDLAVARKVYETNVISALGFAQQTWKAWQKENGGAIVNIASVAGVSASPFIGAYGMSKAAMVNLTLQLAHEFAPVVRVNAIAPAVVKTRFAMALYEGREAEAAAAYPLGRLGVPEDIGGAAAFLTSNQSDWITGQTLVVDGGIFLNAGVG, encoded by the coding sequence ATGACTGTGCAGGACAGTGGGAAGGTCGCGCTGATCACGGGCGCGAGCCGGGGGATCGGCTACGGGATCGCCGAGGCGCTCGTCGCCCGCGGCGACCGGGTGTGCATCACCGGGCGCGGCGAGGACGCGCTCAAGGAGGCCGTCGAGAAGCTCGGCTCCGACCGGGTCATCGGCATCGCCGGCAAGGCGCACGACGAGGCGCACCAGGCAGCGGCTGTCGAACGCACCATGGAGGCGTTCGGACGCGTCGACTTCCTGGTCAACAACGCCGGTACGAACCCGGTCTTCGGCCCGATCGCGGAGCTCGACCTGGCCGTTGCCCGCAAGGTCTACGAGACCAATGTGATCTCGGCGCTCGGCTTCGCCCAGCAGACCTGGAAGGCCTGGCAGAAGGAGAACGGCGGGGCGATCGTCAATATCGCCTCGGTCGCCGGTGTCTCCGCCTCGCCGTTCATCGGCGCGTACGGCATGAGCAAGGCCGCCATGGTCAATCTGACCCTGCAGCTGGCGCACGAGTTCGCACCGGTCGTGCGGGTCAACGCCATCGCCCCCGCGGTCGTGAAGACCAGGTTCGCCATGGCGCTGTACGAGGGCCGTGAGGCGGAGGCCGCCGCGGCCTATCCGCTCGGCCGGCTCGGCGTCCCCGAGGACATCGGTGGCGCGGCCGCGTTCCTCACGTCGAACCAGTCCGACTGGATCACGGGACAGACGCTGGTGGTCGACGGAGGTATCTTCCTGAACGCGGGCGTGGGCTGA
- a CDS encoding HipA family kinase: MLTEVTATRYVTPLREGGSLPGLVEADDLGTYVMKFTGAGQGRKTLVAEVICGELGRRLGLRVPELVTIQLDPVIGLAEPDQEVQELLKASGGLNLGMDYLPGSIGFDPLAYQVDPAEAGKIVWFDALINNVDRSWRNPNMLVWHGDVWLIDHGATMIWHHNWPGVQASAAKPYNASDHVLAPFGPDIAAAAAELAPLVTERLLAEVTAEVPDEWLVDEPGFDTTDALRRAYAAPLLARAATIHERISMDAPTKTKPSQAPGWLTEHLAPWPHPTKKDRAEKAAAEQAGSDLAGTAQSSKDGGR; encoded by the coding sequence ATGCTCACAGAAGTCACCGCGACCCGCTACGTCACACCCCTGAGGGAAGGCGGATCCCTGCCGGGGCTCGTCGAGGCCGACGATCTCGGCACCTACGTCATGAAGTTCACCGGCGCAGGACAGGGCCGCAAGACCCTCGTCGCGGAGGTCATCTGCGGGGAGCTCGGCCGACGGCTGGGACTGCGGGTGCCGGAACTCGTCACGATCCAGCTCGACCCGGTCATCGGGCTCGCGGAGCCGGATCAGGAGGTGCAGGAGCTGCTCAAGGCGAGCGGCGGGCTGAATCTCGGTATGGACTATCTGCCCGGTTCGATCGGGTTCGATCCGCTCGCCTACCAGGTGGACCCGGCAGAGGCCGGGAAGATCGTCTGGTTCGATGCGTTGATCAACAATGTCGACCGATCGTGGCGGAACCCTAACATGCTGGTCTGGCACGGCGATGTCTGGCTCATCGACCACGGCGCCACGATGATCTGGCACCACAACTGGCCGGGTGTGCAGGCATCGGCCGCCAAGCCGTACAACGCCTCCGACCATGTGCTCGCGCCCTTCGGCCCGGACATCGCGGCCGCCGCCGCCGAGCTCGCCCCGCTCGTCACCGAACGACTGCTGGCCGAGGTGACCGCCGAGGTGCCCGACGAGTGGCTGGTCGACGAACCCGGCTTCGATACGACCGACGCGCTGCGCCGCGCCTATGCAGCGCCGCTGCTGGCACGCGCCGCCACCATTCATGAGCGGATCTCGATGGACGCGCCCACGAAGACCAAGCCGTCCCAGGCGCCGGGGTGGCTCACCGAGCACCTGGCACCGTGGCCCCACCCGACCAAGAAGGATCGGGCCGAGAAGGCTGCGGCCGAGCAGGCCGGTTCGGACCTGGCCGGTACGGCGCAGAGCAGCAAGGACGGCGGCCGGTGA